In Salvelinus alpinus chromosome 22, SLU_Salpinus.1, whole genome shotgun sequence, one genomic interval encodes:
- the LOC139548982 gene encoding myb/SANT-like DNA-binding domain-containing protein 4 isoform X2: MATRAAYFSPSEAQILMEAYEEVKYIIKKKGNTATVIKQREKAWQSIADRLNALNMNGPKRTWQQVKIKYKNILQNAVKKNTHRQGTGGGSPKADLTPAEDMALELNKGRPVLEGIPGGKETSIGSSQDATRFIQVSGSTVFLLEPPAQAPDDADPGEGPSAAATAHDGDDDEEETISLDSRRHESSQAIRKLYGNHLRRQIELADIDIQYKKKKMENLALESEIKKRTIRKLDLEIKKLERELQEDDTAQNKN, from the exons atggcaactagagccgcgtacttttccccgtcggaagcacaaatcctcatggaggcatacgaggaggtaaaatatataattaagaagaaaggcaacaccgccacagtgataaagcaaagagaaaaagcgtggcaaagtattgcagaccgcctgaatgc attaaacatgaacgggccaaaacggacatggcagcaggtcaaaatcaaatacaagaacattctgcagaatg cagtgaaaaagaatacccacagacaaggcacgggtggtgggtcaccaaaggctgaccttaccccagcagaggacatggccttggagctaaataaaggcaggcccgtcttagaggggatccctggggggaaagagacgagcataggttcctcccaagatgccacccgcttcattcaag tgtctggcagcactgtgttcctgttagagccaccagcacaagcaccagacgatgctgatcca ggtgaaggccccagtgcagcagcaacagcacatgatggagacgatgatgaggaggagaccatctctctggattccagaaggcatgag agctcacaagctatcagaaagttgtatggcaaccacctccggcgccaaatagaactggcagacatagacattcagtacaagaagaaaaagatggaaaatcttgcactggagtccgaaataaaaaagaggacaattaggaaactggaccttgaaataaaaaaacttgagagggag ctccaagaagatgacacagctcaaaataaaaattag
- the LOC139548982 gene encoding myb/SANT-like DNA-binding domain-containing protein 4 isoform X1: MATRAAYFSPSEAQILMEAYEEVKYIIKKKGNTATVIKQREKAWQSIADRLNALNMNGPKRTWQQVKIKYKNILQNAVKKNTHRQGTGGGSPKADLTPAEDMALELNKGRPVLEGIPGGKETSIGSSQDATRFIQVSGSTVFLLEPPAQAPDDADPGEGPSAAATAHDGDDDEEETISLDSRRHEDPDAIQWENQPGNISSQAIRKLYGNHLRRQIELADIDIQYKKKKMENLALESEIKKRTIRKLDLEIKKLERELQEDDTAQNKN, translated from the exons atggcaactagagccgcgtacttttccccgtcggaagcacaaatcctcatggaggcatacgaggaggtaaaatatataattaagaagaaaggcaacaccgccacagtgataaagcaaagagaaaaagcgtggcaaagtattgcagaccgcctgaatgc attaaacatgaacgggccaaaacggacatggcagcaggtcaaaatcaaatacaagaacattctgcagaatg cagtgaaaaagaatacccacagacaaggcacgggtggtgggtcaccaaaggctgaccttaccccagcagaggacatggccttggagctaaataaaggcaggcccgtcttagaggggatccctggggggaaagagacgagcataggttcctcccaagatgccacccgcttcattcaag tgtctggcagcactgtgttcctgttagagccaccagcacaagcaccagacgatgctgatcca ggtgaaggccccagtgcagcagcaacagcacatgatggagacgatgatgaggaggagaccatctctctggattccagaaggcatgag gacccagatgctatacagtgggaaaaccagcctggcaacata agctcacaagctatcagaaagttgtatggcaaccacctccggcgccaaatagaactggcagacatagacattcagtacaagaagaaaaagatggaaaatcttgcactggagtccgaaataaaaaagaggacaattaggaaactggaccttgaaataaaaaaacttgagagggag ctccaagaagatgacacagctcaaaataaaaattag